The stretch of DNA GACCAACCATGTCCGACATCACGAACAGCCGACTGCCCGCTCTACGGCTCACACCCGGTAGGGAGTCTATTCATATCGTTACACCCCTCCTAGGTGTCCCCGAGGGAGACCCGTACTGATGACCCACGACGGTCCCGACGTCAGCCGCCGACGCCTCCTCGCGAGCGCCGGCGCCGTCGGCATGGGGGCGTTCGGCGGCGCCGTCGGCGTCGCCGACAGTGTCACGCACGAGCCGCGCGAGTACAGCCACTACACCTACGCCGGCACGCCGGCCCAGATCGAGGGGACGGAGACTGCGGGCTCCCGGCTCCGGGTCGCGTGGGAGAGCCGCTACAACGGCGAGCCGGTGGCTGCAAGCGGCGACGGCCCCGAGTACGTCGCCGACGCGGCCGGACCGCTGTTCACGGCGCCGGACGTGCTCCCCGGGGACTACGGCACCGCGAGTATTCGACTCACTGCCGAGGGTGAAGAGCCAGTCAGCGTTCGACTCGTTCCTGCTGTACAGGGGTCGCTCGCGGCGGCCGTCTCGATCCGGCTGGGGTACGACACCGGGATCTTCGGAATCGGCGCCTGCGATGGCGTCGACGACCCCGACGACGTGGTCGGCGACGTGACGATGTCGCTCGCGGCGTTCGGCGACACGTACGGCGACGACGGCCTGTCGTTGAACCCGGACTGTCTCGACCCGGGCGAGGAGCTCTGTCTCGGCTTCGGCTGGGAGTTTCCCGCGACCGCGGCCAACGAGTGGCAGCGGACGACGACCGCCTTTGAGCTCGCGTTCTACGCCGAGGGGTGTTCGGAATGACTGCTGAGCGCCCCCCGGGTGTCCCCACACGACGGCAGCTACTGGCGGGGCTGGGGACGCTCGGCGTCGCGAGCACACTCGGCGGCGGCGCCGCGTCGGCGCTGCTCGCCGACTCGGAGGGGGCAAGCGGAACGATCACGGCGGGTGACGTGTCGCTGACCGTCGACTGCCCGGACTGCGTCACGACGCCGAACGGCGTCGCGTTCGACGTCTCGGTGGATCCCGGCGAGAGCGGATCGACGACGCTCTCGGTCCTCCCCGGCGGCAACCCCGTCCGGCTGTGGGCTCGAACGACCTGTCCCCCGGTCAGTGACGCGTTCGCGGGGGCGCTCGAGGTGACGCTCGGGCTCGACGCCGACTGCGACGGCGAGACCGAGTCGACGCTGTTCACGGGGTCGTTGGCCGAATTCCAGCGCTCGTTCGTCGACGGTCGTCGGCTCACCGGCGCGGAGCCGTGTCTCCCCGCGGACGAGTCGCTGTGTCTCGACCTCGCGTGGGAGCTCCCCGCTGGCGCGAGCCTTCCCGCATCGACGACGACGCTCGCCTTCGAGTTCTACGCCGAGCAGTGCCGCCACCAGCCGGAGTCGGCGGTGACCAACCCGTTCGCGGGCACCGATCCATGCCCCGAGGAGCTGGACTGCCCGGCGTGTGTCGAACTCGGCAAGATCGACGTACAGGGCGACCGGCTGACTGTCGGCGAGTCGTACGCCTTCGCCGAAGTGGGCGAGCAGTACCTCGACGACGGCCACGAGTACGCGCTCGAGGTGCTGTCGGTCACCGACGTGGGTCAGCCCCCGGAAACCGTCGGCGCCGGCTTCCGGCTGCTCCGGGACAGTACGCCCGCCGACGACCTGCGGATCTGCGCGGTCGCGGTCGGGGGCGGGCGTCCGAACCCGAGCGGCAGCCCGTCGGACCCCGACGCCCGGGTCGCCCGCTACACGTTCGACCCGCCGACCTCGTCGACCCCCGGACAGGTGTACGCAGCCCACGGCGCGTACAAGGACGACCCGATGAGCCAGCCGGACGACGAGCGGCCAGCGATCAGCAACATCACCGTCTCCGTCTGTGCCGACGGGACGGCGGAGGAGACCGATGACTGAAACAGACGATACGACCGACTCACGCACCGATACGGAAGTTATCACGACGCCGCCCGAGAACTCGCCCGACGAGCAGTCGCGGCCCGATTCCCCGGGAGACGAGCCGGACGATTCCCGACGTGTGACGCTCCGCCGGGGGCTGAACGCCCTCGGGGTCGTCCTGCTGCTCGCCGTCGTCGCGCCGTTCGTGGTGTACGCGGTTCCCGGCGTCGTTGGTGCGGATGCGAGCTTCGTCGTCCTGAGCGGCAGCATGGAGCCGGCGATCTCCGCGGGCGACGTGGTCGTCGTTGAGTCGGTGCCGCCTGCGACGGTCGCGGTCGACGACGTGATCACCTACTCCCGGAGCGAGGAGGCCGCGACCGTGACCCACCGCGTCATCGACATCGAGGGGACCGGCGACGGGCGCGTGTTCTACACCAAAGGCGACGCGAACGAGGACCCCGATCAGCGGCCGGTCCCCGCCTCGGCGCTCGTCGGCACCGTCGTGCTCACCATCCCCTACATCGGCTACGTGATCCAGTTCGTCGGCACCACCACCGGGTTCGCACTGCTGGTCGTCCTCCCGTTCGCCGCGCTGCTGATCTCCGAGGTCGCGATGTTCCTCCGACGCAGGCGGAAGGGAGAGACAGGCGCCGAGCGGACGACGAGCGAGCGACGGCCGCCGTCGGACGTAGCGGCCGCGGCGCCACACGCTCCGCAGCGAAACAGTGACGCTCCCGTCAGAGAGGCGCCTGCCCACACGGAGGATCGGTCGGCGGAGCAGTCCATGGAGTCGGCCGACGCCGTCGAAATCTCGTCGACGGACATGGTCCTCACACTGGGCGTGCTCGGGGCGGTCCTGCCCTACGCCGTCTACGTCGCCGTCGAGCAGCAGTCGGCGCTCTCGATCGGCGTCGCCGTCGGGTTCGGCACGGCGTTCGTGCTGCTGGCCGGCGTGTTCCTCACGACCCGGCTCCGTGAGCGCTCGCAGGGCGACCCCGCCCGGTCACCCCCGGCCGAACCCACGGCAGCAAGTGACGGCGGAGTGCCGGAGGAGGAACCATGAGCGCCCGAAACCGCCGTCTCGCGACGACCGCGCTGCTCTGCGTGATGGTCGTCGTCGCCGGGAGCGGGCTCGGTGCCGAGGCGGTCGCGCTCTTGACTGCCACCGAGACCGTGACGGGGACGTTCTCCACCAACGGTACTGCCGACGATCAGTCGACCGGGACCGCGATCCCGACGGGAACTCCAGTCGAAACCGCAGTGCTGAACGGGACCGAAACATCGAACGGAACGGAAACCGCGACGGCCACGGCGACTGACACGCCGACGCCCGTCGAAACTCCGACGGCCACAGCGACGCCGACAGCGACTGAGACAGCGACGGCAGCACCGAACGGAACCGAGACAGCGACGGCCACAGCAACACCGATACCGACCGAGACGCCGACGGTGACCTCGACGCCGACAGCGACCGAACCGTCGACGGCGACCCCGACGCCGACAGCGACCGAACCGTCGACGGCGACCCCGACGCCAACACCGACCGAGACGGCAACGACCACAGCAACGCCGACAGCCACTGAAACGACCACAGCCACGCCGACACCGACACCCACGGCCACCGGAACGCCGGCGGCGAATGCGACCGCGATCGGTCGCGTCGACGGGCCGCTTCCGGGGGGCGGCTGATCGTGCCGCCCCCGCTCGGCAGGTGGTGCCGGTCGTCGCTGCGCCGGTGCGTTCTCGTCAGCTTCGCGGCCGGCGGTCGTTCCTCGGTCTCGAAGCGCGTGGTGCTGTACCTGCTCTCGTTCCTCCTGCTCGCCGCGCTGGTCGTGGGCTGGCTGCTCCACCTGTAGCGTCGTGGGGCTACCGCGGAAGCTTTACCCTCCGCGGTGTTGCCTCCGGTAACGATGGCAAAGGATACCGCGACCGACCGACGCAAATTCCTCTCGGCGGTCGGCGGCGCGGCGGCGGCAGCGATGGCCGGCTGTACCGGCGGCGACGGCACGCCCACCGACGACACCGACGTGCCGTCCGCGACCGAGTCGGCGTCGACGCCTGAGGGCGGCCCCCAGCCGGGCGGCACCCTCCGGGTCGGCTTCGAGTCCGAACTCACCGGACTCGACCCCCACCAGACCGAGAGCGTCGTCTCTTGGGTCGTCGTGTTCAACGTCTGCGAGACGCTGCTCACCTTCGAGGACGGCGCGCCCGCGGGCCGGCTCGCGACCGACTGGGAGATCGGCGACGACGGCCGCACGTACACGTTCACGCTGACGGAGGACGCCCGGTTCCACCCGCCGGTCGACCGCGGCATGACCGCCGAGGACGTGGTGTACTCCTTCGAGCGGATGAACCAGGAGGCGGCGATGGGGGCGGACCTCTCAGCCGTCGACTCCGTCGAAGCCACCGGCGAGTACGAGGTCACCTTCACCCTCGCGGAGACGTTCGCCCCCTTCTTCAGCTTCCTCGGGCGCGTCCCGTGGGTCGTCGTCCCCGAGGAAGCTGTCGAGGAGCAGGGCGGTGAGCTCGGTGAGTTCCAGGAGCCCGTGGGGACGGGTCCGTTCCGGTTCGAGGAGCACGAGCCCGGCGAGCAGCTCACGCTCGCGGCGTTCGACGACTACCGCGACGAGGACGCCCCGCTGCTCGACGCCGTCGAGATCACCCCGATCCCGGACGCAGACTCCCGGGTCGCCGCGCTGCGGGCCGACGACGTGGACATGGTCCGCGGCGTCTCCGGCAGCGACGCGGGGACGCTGCGGGACGACGACGAGACGAAGCTCTCCCGGCAGCAGGGCACCGAGTGGGGGCAGGTCCACATCAACTGCAGCGAGCCGCCGTGGGACGAGCCCGCGGTCCGCCGCGCGGTCGCCCACGCGATCGACCGGGAATCGATCGTCGAGGCCGCCGTCTCGGGCTACGGGCAGGCGGCGTGGCAGCCCTACGCCGAGGACAGCATCTGGCACTACGACCTCGGCGACAGCCGGCGCACCCACGACCCCGAGCGCGCCCGCGAGATCCTCGACGAGGCCGGCAACCCTCTCGAGGGCGAGACGCTGACGATCAAGACCAACTCCCGCTACGGGCTGATGGAGACCACCGCGGACCTGCTGGTCGCCCAACTCTCGGAAGCCGGCATCGACGCCGAGACCGAGACGCTGGAGTGGGCGACCCAGCTTTCGGACTTCGTCGGCGGCAACTTCGGCGCGATGGCCTTTTCGGTCCCGTTCAAGATCGACCCCGACCGCCACTACTTCGGGTTCATCCACCCCGAGGGGACACAGTTCAACCACTACGGCGAGGATCAGCCCGACGCCGAACGGATGTACGAACTCTTAGAGCAGGGTCGCAGCGAGACCGACGAGGAGGCCCGCGTCGAGACGTACACCGAGTTCGAGAAGCTCGTCAACGAGCACTGCCCGTGGATCTCGGTCGCCCGCGCCGACGGCATCTCGGGGCTGCGCTCGAACGTCTACGGCGTCCAGCCGTGGCTGCTACCGTACACCCGCTACTGGACGATGTGGAAGGGGAAGTGAGCGTCGAGGGATGGTCTCACGGCTGCAGGCGTTCCTGGTCCGGCGGCTGCTCTGGGCGCTGCCGGTGCTCGCGCTGGTCTCGGTGACGATCTTCGGGCTGATCAGGCTCGTCCCCGGCGACCCCGCGATCGTGATGCTGGGCGCCGACGCGCCGCCGGAGCAGCTCGCCGCTGTCCGAGCCGAACTCGGCCTGAACGAGCCCCTCCCCGTGCAGTACGTCGACTACATCACCGACGCGGTGCAGGGTGACCTCGGCCGCTCCTACGTGAACGACCGCGCGGTCAGCGCGTCGATCGCGTCCCGCCTCCCCACCACGCTGTTTCTCACGCTCGCGGGCTTTCTCGTGTCGCTCACCATCGCGATCCCCGCGGGGCTACTGAGCGCGACCAACCGCGGCGAGTGGCTCGACGGCGTCGGCCTCGGCTTCGGCCTGCTGGGCGTCTCGATCCCGAACTTCTGGCTGGGGATCCTGCTCCTGCTCCTGTTCGGTGTCAACCTCGACTGGCTGCCCGTCGCGGGCTACGTCTCGCCGCTTTCGGACCCGATCGAGGGGATCAGATACCTGCTGCTGCCGGGGATCACCCTCGGCACCGCGATGGCCGCCGTCGTCACCCGGATGCTGCGCTCGGAGCTGCTGGAAGAGCTCCGCCGGGAGTACCTGAACGCCGTCCGGATGAAGGGGACCAGCGAACTCCGCGTGCTCGCCCACGCGACGAAGAACGCGTTCATCCCGGTGGTGACGGTGATCGGGATGCAGTTCGGCTACCTGCTCGGCGGCTCGGTCGTGATCGAACAGGTGTTCTCCATCCCCGGGATGGGCCGGCTGCTGATCGACGCGATCGGGAGCCGGGACTACATCACCCTCCAGGGCGTCGTGCTCGTCTACACGACGTTCTTCGTCGCGGTGAACATCGTCGTCGACGGCGCGTACTTCTACCTGAATCCGAAGCTGCGGGGTGAAGAATGAGCGACGCCGAACCCGGCTCGGACGCTGCTCCGGCCGACACCACCACTGACCGCGCCGACTCGCCGCTGGTCCGCCGCGGGCGGGCGTTCGCCGCCCGCTTCCGCCGGAACAACCTCGCGATGGGCGGACTCGTCGTGACGACGGGCTTCCTACTGCTCGCGCTGCTCGCGCCCGTGCTCGCACCGTACGACCCCGCAGCCGTCGACGTGCCCGCGCGCCTGCAGGGCCCCAGCCTCGCCCACCCCTTCGGCACCGACCGCTACGGCCGGG from Halolamina sediminis encodes:
- a CDS encoding ABC transporter permease, which codes for MVSRLQAFLVRRLLWALPVLALVSVTIFGLIRLVPGDPAIVMLGADAPPEQLAAVRAELGLNEPLPVQYVDYITDAVQGDLGRSYVNDRAVSASIASRLPTTLFLTLAGFLVSLTIAIPAGLLSATNRGEWLDGVGLGFGLLGVSIPNFWLGILLLLLFGVNLDWLPVAGYVSPLSDPIEGIRYLLLPGITLGTAMAAVVTRMLRSELLEELRREYLNAVRMKGTSELRVLAHATKNAFIPVVTVIGMQFGYLLGGSVVIEQVFSIPGMGRLLIDAIGSRDYITLQGVVLVYTTFFVAVNIVVDGAYFYLNPKLRGEE
- a CDS encoding ABC transporter substrate-binding protein, which translates into the protein MAKDTATDRRKFLSAVGGAAAAAMAGCTGGDGTPTDDTDVPSATESASTPEGGPQPGGTLRVGFESELTGLDPHQTESVVSWVVVFNVCETLLTFEDGAPAGRLATDWEIGDDGRTYTFTLTEDARFHPPVDRGMTAEDVVYSFERMNQEAAMGADLSAVDSVEATGEYEVTFTLAETFAPFFSFLGRVPWVVVPEEAVEEQGGELGEFQEPVGTGPFRFEEHEPGEQLTLAAFDDYRDEDAPLLDAVEITPIPDADSRVAALRADDVDMVRGVSGSDAGTLRDDDETKLSRQQGTEWGQVHINCSEPPWDEPAVRRAVAHAIDRESIVEAAVSGYGQAAWQPYAEDSIWHYDLGDSRRTHDPERAREILDEAGNPLEGETLTIKTNSRYGLMETTADLLVAQLSEAGIDAETETLEWATQLSDFVGGNFGAMAFSVPFKIDPDRHYFGFIHPEGTQFNHYGEDQPDAERMYELLEQGRSETDEEARVETYTEFEKLVNEHCPWISVARADGISGLRSNVYGVQPWLLPYTRYWTMWKGK
- a CDS encoding signal peptidase I, which encodes MTETDDTTDSRTDTEVITTPPENSPDEQSRPDSPGDEPDDSRRVTLRRGLNALGVVLLLAVVAPFVVYAVPGVVGADASFVVLSGSMEPAISAGDVVVVESVPPATVAVDDVITYSRSEEAATVTHRVIDIEGTGDGRVFYTKGDANEDPDQRPVPASALVGTVVLTIPYIGYVIQFVGTTTGFALLVVLPFAALLISEVAMFLRRRRKGETGAERTTSERRPPSDVAAAAPHAPQRNSDAPVREAPAHTEDRSAEQSMESADAVEISSTDMVLTLGVLGAVLPYAVYVAVEQQSALSIGVAVGFGTAFVLLAGVFLTTRLRERSQGDPARSPPAEPTAASDGGVPEEEP